In Halobaculum sp. XH14, a single genomic region encodes these proteins:
- a CDS encoding M20 family metallopeptidase: METPPERTEEELRSLTRELVSIPSHEDETAAGDAIEDWLRAETDADVTRDEHGNVIARRGDQSAPSLALVGHHDVVPPGEPQVDDEGNYAVEERDGRLYGRGSADMKGAVAAAMLAFRDADLESGFELVFASFVGEEVGGVGARGAIADGFAPDYAVVAEGSTNYSKTGVTDVVIAHKGRRASTLVARGENAHASVPENGVNAVYRACDAVDVVRELEFPEVEVLGERVRGSVAVTGIDGGSAWNVIPDECEVTVDERTVPGEYASLEDAERIEGVEWRVDQDLPPMACSDDAFADAVLAAARDAQAGDPEHVSKPHATDAGWLSDAGTACVVCGASEPGEAHTDTESVSLDVLARCYRIYRGVAEAGTAFVD; this comes from the coding sequence ATGGAGACGCCCCCCGAACGGACCGAGGAGGAACTGCGTTCGCTGACGCGCGAACTCGTCTCGATCCCGAGCCACGAGGACGAGACCGCAGCCGGCGACGCCATCGAGGACTGGCTCCGCGCGGAGACCGACGCCGACGTGACCCGCGACGAGCACGGCAACGTCATCGCCCGGCGCGGCGACCAGTCGGCACCGTCGCTCGCGCTGGTCGGCCACCACGACGTCGTCCCGCCGGGGGAACCGCAGGTCGACGACGAGGGCAACTACGCCGTCGAGGAGCGCGACGGACGGCTGTACGGCCGCGGGAGCGCCGACATGAAGGGGGCGGTCGCCGCGGCGATGCTGGCGTTCCGGGACGCGGACCTCGAGTCCGGCTTCGAACTCGTCTTCGCCTCGTTCGTCGGCGAGGAGGTCGGCGGCGTCGGCGCACGCGGCGCCATCGCCGACGGCTTCGCTCCCGACTACGCCGTCGTCGCCGAGGGCTCGACGAACTACTCGAAGACGGGCGTCACGGACGTCGTCATCGCGCACAAGGGCCGGCGCGCGAGCACGCTCGTCGCACGCGGCGAGAACGCCCACGCGAGCGTCCCGGAGAACGGCGTCAACGCCGTCTACCGCGCCTGCGACGCGGTCGACGTGGTGCGGGAACTCGAGTTCCCGGAGGTCGAGGTGCTCGGCGAGCGGGTCCGGGGAAGCGTCGCCGTCACCGGGATCGACGGCGGGAGCGCCTGGAACGTCATCCCGGACGAGTGCGAGGTGACCGTCGACGAGCGGACGGTGCCGGGCGAGTACGCCTCGCTCGAGGACGCTGAGCGAATCGAGGGCGTGGAGTGGCGCGTCGACCAGGACCTCCCGCCGATGGCCTGCTCGGACGACGCGTTCGCGGACGCCGTGCTGGCGGCCGCGCGGGACGCACAGGCGGGCGACCCGGAGCACGTCTCGAAACCCCACGCGACCGACGCCGGATGGCTCTCGGACGCCGGGACGGCCTGCGTCGTCTGTGGCGCGTCGGAACCGGGCGAGGCCCACACCGACACCGAGAGCGTCTCGCTCGACGTGCTCGCCCGGTGTTACCGGATCTACCGGGGCGTCGCGGAGGCGGGAACCGCGTTCGTCGACTAG
- a CDS encoding PINc/VapC family ATPase, producing MNVVPDTSAVVDGRVSERIEDGSYEGATVFVPEAVVAELERQANEGLDTGWDGIAELQRIAEASKAGTLQAEFVGRRPSAAEQEGAGEGDVDALIRELALEHDATLLTSDYVQAETGEATGLDVEYVEPQVRGREDDGLAIESFFTDETMSVHLKTGTRPKAKRGTIGEMRYEFVDDEVVGEEQMADWANDVEATARASPQGFIELSEPGMTIVQYRNYRVAVARPPFSDGIEITAVRPIAKTTLDDYEFADELRDRFLERQRGVLIAGAPGAGKSTFAQAVAEFLNDNDYAVKTMEKPRDLQVSEEITQYTALAGDMAKTADSLLLVRPDYTIYDEVRKTHDFEVFADMRLAGVGLVGVTHATRAIDALQRLVGRVELGMIPQVVDTVVFIEAGEVDTVYDVTTEVKVPSGLTAEDLARPVIQVVDFETGTPAYEIYTFNRQVVTVPLGDESEAEAETGVGRIARQEIEREIRSVARGHVDVELQGQNDAVVYVDEDDISYVIGKGGGRITDIENRLGIDIDVRTHSERPAGAGGVEAASGGSGGGTPKPQGEIVQPEITSRHVVIRMDEHVGETVEVRANGEYLFTATVGRGGDIQVSRGSAIAEELEDAIDRKQTVTVVPA from the coding sequence ATGAACGTCGTACCGGACACCAGCGCCGTCGTCGACGGCCGCGTGTCCGAACGCATCGAGGACGGCAGCTACGAGGGGGCGACCGTGTTCGTCCCGGAGGCCGTCGTCGCCGAACTGGAACGCCAGGCGAACGAGGGGCTCGACACCGGCTGGGACGGCATCGCCGAACTCCAGCGCATCGCGGAGGCGTCGAAGGCGGGGACCCTCCAGGCCGAGTTCGTCGGCCGGCGACCCTCCGCGGCCGAACAGGAGGGGGCCGGCGAGGGCGACGTCGACGCGCTCATCCGCGAACTCGCCCTCGAGCACGACGCGACGCTCCTGACGAGCGACTACGTGCAGGCCGAGACGGGCGAGGCGACCGGCCTCGACGTGGAGTACGTCGAACCGCAGGTCCGCGGGCGCGAGGACGACGGGCTCGCCATCGAGTCGTTCTTCACCGACGAGACGATGTCGGTCCACCTGAAGACGGGGACCCGGCCGAAGGCCAAGCGGGGCACCATCGGCGAGATGCGCTACGAGTTCGTCGACGACGAGGTCGTCGGGGAGGAGCAGATGGCCGACTGGGCGAACGACGTGGAGGCGACCGCCCGCGCGTCCCCGCAGGGGTTCATCGAACTCTCCGAGCCGGGGATGACCATCGTCCAGTACCGCAACTACCGGGTCGCCGTCGCGCGCCCGCCGTTCTCGGACGGCATCGAGATCACCGCCGTCCGGCCGATCGCCAAGACGACGCTCGACGACTACGAGTTCGCGGACGAACTCCGCGACCGGTTCCTCGAGCGCCAGCGCGGCGTCCTCATCGCGGGCGCGCCCGGCGCCGGCAAGTCGACGTTCGCGCAGGCGGTCGCGGAGTTCCTGAACGACAACGACTACGCGGTGAAGACGATGGAGAAGCCGCGCGACCTTCAGGTGTCCGAGGAGATCACCCAGTACACCGCGCTCGCGGGCGACATGGCCAAGACGGCCGACTCGCTGCTCCTGGTCCGCCCCGACTACACCATCTACGACGAGGTGCGCAAGACCCACGACTTCGAGGTGTTCGCGGACATGCGCCTCGCGGGTGTCGGCCTGGTCGGCGTGACGCACGCCACCCGCGCCATCGACGCGCTCCAGCGCCTCGTCGGCCGGGTCGAACTCGGGATGATCCCGCAGGTCGTCGACACCGTCGTCTTCATCGAGGCCGGCGAGGTCGACACCGTCTACGACGTGACGACGGAGGTGAAGGTGCCCTCGGGGCTCACCGCCGAGGACCTCGCGCGGCCCGTCATCCAGGTCGTCGACTTCGAGACGGGCACGCCCGCCTACGAGATCTACACGTTCAACCGCCAGGTCGTCACCGTCCCGCTCGGCGACGAGTCGGAGGCGGAGGCCGAGACGGGCGTCGGCCGCATCGCGAGACAGGAGATCGAACGCGAGATCCGCTCGGTCGCGCGCGGCCACGTCGACGTGGAACTCCAGGGGCAGAACGACGCCGTCGTCTACGTCGACGAGGACGACATCAGCTACGTCATCGGGAAGGGCGGCGGCCGCATCACCGACATCGAGAACCGCCTCGGCATCGACATCGACGTCCGGACCCACTCCGAGCGGCCGGCCGGGGCCGGCGGCGTCGAGGCCGCGAGCGGCGGGTCGGGCGGCGGGACGCCGAAACCGCAGGGCGAGATCGTCCAGCCCGAGATCACCAGCCGCCACGTGGTCATCCGCATGGACGAGCACGTCGGCGAGACGGTCGAGGTGCGCGCGAACGGCGAGTACCTGTTCACGGCGACGGTCGGGCGCGGCGGCGACATCCAGGTGTCGCGCGGCTCGGCCATCGCCGAGGAACTCGAGGACGCCATCGACAGGAAGCAGACGGTAACGGTAGTGCCGGCCTGA
- a CDS encoding NifU family protein produces the protein MTDLAERVEEWMVGQMPIIQMHGGTSVVREADPEEGLVVVELGGTCSGCGISDITAQNITRDLIMDFEEVEDVQVKVPDTGDMGASTVEGGRGGDLQYSTESSDHF, from the coding sequence ATGACCGATCTCGCCGAGCGCGTGGAGGAGTGGATGGTGGGGCAGATGCCCATCATTCAGATGCACGGCGGCACGAGCGTCGTGCGCGAGGCCGACCCGGAGGAGGGGCTGGTCGTCGTCGAACTCGGCGGCACCTGTTCGGGCTGTGGCATCTCGGACATCACCGCCCAGAACATCACGCGCGATCTCATCATGGACTTCGAGGAGGTCGAGGACGTGCAGGTAAAGGTGCCCGACACCGGCGACATGGGTGCGAGCACCGTGGAGGGCGGCCGCGGCGGCGACCTCCAGTACTCGACCGAGTCGAGCGACCACTTCTGA
- a CDS encoding LVIVD repeat-containing protein, with protein MHRRTLLRAGAAGLGTTALLGVGSAAGSARSTGSQDEYGPLGSVEIETAKEAVRGDGDVTYLAVDDGYASVDVSDPANPTILAERRGLAPGEGEATLAGVWDVKYANDRLLVMAQTDFRREERFTGFLLVDVSDPASPERVLFHETEFPIHNGFFDGERAYFGASADVTESMSVYDVGDDGVERLGGWGVLDADSGYDQVYPGGSPAAHDLWVRDDVAYLACWDAGAWLVDVSDPGAPTALSSVGGVPPEELADMSEEERRLQTFRPPGNAHYVATDDAGELLGVGGESWTMEGEGGPSGIDLYDVSDTANPTALATIEPPESPDSDLGTGVDATSHNFELRDGVLYSSWYRGGVKRHDVSDPTDPTELTNWRRPMAASMWTARVLTPGETFLAASKGIPDEDAPARLYVFPDADGRSVEPFPEPTGTPAATESPASTAEPPTDSPTPDPTPTGSPTDVVTEPESPASETSVPGFGAPAALGGAGLAAWRRLSGREES; from the coding sequence ATGCATCGACGGACCCTCCTCCGAGCCGGCGCCGCCGGACTCGGAACGACGGCGCTCCTCGGCGTCGGATCGGCCGCCGGCTCCGCCCGCTCGACCGGCAGCCAGGACGAGTACGGACCGCTCGGGAGCGTCGAGATCGAGACCGCAAAGGAGGCGGTCCGGGGCGACGGCGACGTGACGTATCTCGCCGTCGACGACGGCTACGCGTCCGTGGACGTCTCGGACCCGGCGAACCCGACGATCCTCGCGGAGCGACGCGGACTCGCGCCGGGCGAGGGGGAAGCGACGCTCGCGGGCGTCTGGGACGTGAAGTACGCGAACGACCGCCTGCTCGTGATGGCCCAGACTGACTTCCGGCGCGAGGAGCGGTTCACCGGCTTCCTGCTGGTCGACGTGAGCGACCCCGCCTCGCCGGAGCGCGTGCTGTTCCACGAGACCGAGTTCCCCATCCACAACGGCTTCTTCGACGGCGAGCGGGCCTACTTCGGGGCGAGCGCCGACGTGACCGAGTCCATGAGCGTCTACGACGTCGGCGACGACGGCGTCGAGCGGCTCGGCGGCTGGGGCGTGCTGGACGCCGACTCCGGCTACGACCAGGTGTACCCGGGCGGCTCGCCGGCCGCCCACGACCTCTGGGTCCGTGACGACGTCGCATATCTCGCCTGCTGGGACGCCGGCGCGTGGCTCGTCGACGTGTCGGACCCGGGCGCGCCGACCGCGCTCTCGTCGGTCGGCGGCGTCCCGCCCGAAGAACTCGCCGACATGTCCGAGGAGGAGCGGCGGCTCCAGACGTTCCGCCCGCCGGGAAACGCCCACTACGTCGCCACCGACGACGCGGGGGAACTGCTGGGCGTCGGCGGGGAGTCCTGGACGATGGAGGGCGAGGGCGGGCCCTCGGGCATCGACCTCTACGACGTGTCTGACACCGCGAACCCGACGGCACTGGCGACCATCGAACCGCCCGAATCGCCCGACAGCGACCTCGGAACCGGCGTCGACGCCACCTCGCACAACTTCGAACTCCGCGACGGCGTCCTCTACTCGTCGTGGTACCGGGGCGGCGTGAAGCGACACGACGTGTCGGACCCGACGGACCCGACGGAACTGACGAACTGGCGTCGGCCGATGGCCGCGTCGATGTGGACCGCCCGCGTGCTCACGCCCGGCGAGACGTTCCTGGCCGCGAGCAAGGGTATCCCGGACGAGGATGCGCCCGCGCGCCTCTACGTGTTCCCGGACGCCGACGGGCGGTCGGTGGAGCCGTTCCCGGAGCCGACCGGGACGCCGGCAGCCACCGAGTCGCCGGCGTCGACCGCCGAACCGCCGACGGACTCGCCGACGCCGGATCCGACGCCGACGGGGTCACCGACCGACGTGGTGACCGAACCCGAGAGCCCCGCCTCGGAGACGTCGGTGCCGGGATTCGGCGCGCCGGCCGCGCTCGGCGGCGCGGGCCTCGCGGCCTGGCGCCGGCTGAGCGGCCGTGAAGAATCCTGA
- a CDS encoding LVIVD repeat-containing protein → MRRRDALRAGGALIGTGLFGASGGTRTVSATAAGRESDYGPLGHLELAGTKEAVVGPDGETVYLALTDGYGIVDVSDPADPTVLAERRTLQSDTEAGAMAQIYDVTLSGDTLAVVGPANPVGEGWSGAVIVDVSNPAAPTRRAVFPTEYPIHNCFLDGSELYLTANGPSGNPLVVVDVSGDEPAELARWSLTDHEAAWRDVPGGLRPLHDVWVRDGLAALAYWDAGTYLLDVSDPADPIHVGTIPAGDPAELSDPPLRASLLPPGNHHYVATDPTKDLLAVGKESWGARVEGEYVGGPSGVDLYDVSDPSAPTRLAGISPPSAADPTYGGVWTTAHNLELRDGTLYTSWYRGGVKRHDVSDPATPVEETWWVRPGETRFWTARVAAGDSFVASSMGTGEASAGLWTFPDEAGTGGDPEALRERPETDPADAYSPTPSATATPASATSVREGTATGTGGSSAAAPGFGVLAGLGGLGLAAWRLLGRR, encoded by the coding sequence ATGCGACGACGCGATGCGCTCCGAGCGGGCGGAGCCCTGATCGGGACGGGGCTGTTCGGAGCGTCCGGGGGGACGCGGACCGTCAGCGCGACCGCGGCAGGTCGGGAGTCCGACTACGGACCGCTCGGGCACCTCGAACTCGCCGGCACCAAGGAGGCCGTCGTCGGCCCCGACGGCGAGACGGTCTACCTCGCGCTCACCGACGGCTACGGCATCGTCGACGTCTCGGACCCGGCGGACCCGACCGTCCTCGCGGAACGACGAACCCTGCAGTCGGACACCGAGGCGGGCGCGATGGCCCAGATATACGACGTCACGCTGTCGGGGGACACTCTCGCCGTGGTCGGGCCCGCGAACCCCGTCGGCGAGGGCTGGTCCGGCGCGGTCATCGTGGACGTGTCCAACCCGGCCGCACCCACCCGACGGGCCGTGTTCCCGACCGAGTACCCGATCCACAACTGTTTCCTCGACGGGTCTGAGTTGTATCTCACCGCCAACGGCCCGTCGGGCAACCCGCTCGTCGTCGTGGACGTGAGCGGCGACGAGCCGGCCGAACTCGCGCGCTGGAGCCTCACCGACCACGAGGCCGCCTGGCGGGACGTGCCGGGCGGCCTCCGGCCGCTCCACGACGTGTGGGTCAGGGACGGCCTCGCCGCGCTGGCCTACTGGGACGCCGGGACGTACCTCCTCGACGTCTCTGACCCCGCGGACCCGATCCACGTCGGAACGATCCCCGCGGGCGACCCGGCGGAACTGTCGGACCCGCCGCTCCGGGCGTCGTTGCTGCCGCCGGGGAACCACCACTACGTCGCCACCGACCCGACGAAGGACCTCCTCGCGGTCGGGAAGGAGTCCTGGGGGGCGCGCGTCGAGGGCGAGTACGTGGGCGGCCCGAGCGGCGTCGACCTCTACGACGTCTCGGACCCGAGCGCCCCGACACGCCTGGCCGGCATCTCGCCGCCGTCCGCGGCCGATCCGACGTACGGCGGCGTCTGGACCACCGCGCACAACCTCGAACTCCGCGACGGGACGCTGTACACGTCGTGGTATCGTGGCGGCGTGAAGCGCCACGACGTGTCGGACCCCGCGACCCCCGTCGAGGAGACCTGGTGGGTTCGACCCGGCGAGACGCGGTTCTGGACCGCCCGCGTCGCCGCCGGTGATAGCTTCGTCGCGTCCTCGATGGGAACGGGCGAGGCGTCCGCCGGCCTCTGGACGTTCCCGGACGAGGCGGGGACCGGCGGCGACCCGGAGGCGCTACGGGAGCGGCCCGAGACGGACCCGGCCGACGCGTACAGCCCCACGCCGTCGGCGACCGCGACGCCCGCCAGCGCGACCTCGGTCCGGGAGGGGACGGCGACCGGAACCGGGGGGTCGAGCGCCGCCGCGCCGGGCTTCGGCGTGCTGGCCGGGCTGGGCGGGCTCGGCCTGGCCGCGTGGCGACTGCTCGGCCGGCGATGA
- a CDS encoding ROK family protein, translated as MASYVGVDLGATNVRAVVGDEDARIRGRARRPTPDGPTGIAITEAVLDVVRAACADADVDPGTVRAAGVASFGPFDLADGAVDNPANFPDTVGRIPLTGPLAELLDTDDIHLHNDTAAGVIGERFHSERNPDDMVYLTVSSGIGTGVCVDGRVLSGWDGNAGEFGHVVVDPEGAMTCGCGRDGHWEAYCSGENVPAYARHLHETTDVATDLRVGADSFGAADVFAAHGEDPLADLVVERIQRWNLIGVTNIVHAYAPLVIFVGGAVALKNPDLVVGHVREHLADEVFTNVPDVRLTEHGDDVVVKGALASALTDGTGDRARL; from the coding sequence ATGGCTTCGTACGTCGGCGTCGACCTCGGCGCGACGAACGTCCGCGCCGTCGTCGGCGACGAGGACGCACGGATCCGCGGTAGAGCGCGCCGGCCGACCCCCGACGGCCCGACCGGAATCGCGATCACCGAGGCCGTGCTGGACGTGGTCCGTGCCGCCTGCGCCGACGCCGACGTCGACCCCGGAACCGTCCGCGCGGCCGGCGTCGCCTCCTTCGGCCCGTTCGACCTCGCGGACGGCGCGGTCGACAACCCCGCGAACTTCCCCGACACGGTGGGTCGCATCCCGCTCACCGGCCCGCTCGCTGAACTGCTCGACACTGACGACATCCACCTCCACAACGACACGGCCGCGGGCGTCATCGGCGAGCGCTTCCACAGCGAGCGCAACCCCGACGACATGGTGTATCTGACCGTCTCCTCGGGCATCGGCACCGGCGTCTGCGTCGACGGTCGCGTCCTCTCCGGGTGGGACGGCAACGCCGGCGAGTTCGGGCACGTCGTCGTCGACCCGGAGGGCGCGATGACGTGCGGGTGCGGGCGTGACGGCCACTGGGAGGCGTACTGCTCGGGCGAGAACGTGCCCGCGTACGCCCGCCACCTCCACGAGACGACCGACGTGGCGACGGACCTGCGGGTCGGTGCCGACTCCTTCGGCGCGGCGGACGTGTTCGCGGCCCACGGCGAGGACCCGCTCGCGGACCTCGTCGTCGAGCGGATACAGCGCTGGAACCTCATCGGCGTCACGAACATCGTCCACGCGTACGCCCCGCTCGTGATCTTCGTCGGCGGCGCGGTCGCGCTGAAGAACCCCGACCTCGTCGTCGGCCACGTCCGGGAGCACCTCGCCGACGAGGTGTTCACCAACGTCCCCGACGTCCGGCTCACCGAACACGGCGACGACGTCGTGGTGAAGGGTGCGCTCGCCTCCGCGCTCACGGACGGCACCGGCGACCGCGCCCGGCTCTGA
- a CDS encoding universal stress protein, giving the protein MPIETVLLAVGRDDDARMKRMAEAATDLAATTGARVVVAHAFESQRAVDDALDRLDSEGGSADDVTRRLESVRVARTELQAADVEFEVRGVVGEPGQAISDLAGEIGADRVIVGGRRRSPTGKAVFGSTAQEILLSAPCPVTFVRE; this is encoded by the coding sequence ATGCCGATCGAAACCGTCCTGCTCGCAGTCGGACGCGACGACGACGCCCGGATGAAACGAATGGCGGAGGCAGCGACCGACCTCGCCGCGACGACCGGCGCACGGGTCGTCGTGGCCCACGCCTTCGAATCACAGCGCGCGGTCGACGACGCGCTCGACCGGCTCGACAGCGAAGGGGGATCGGCCGACGACGTGACGAGACGACTGGAGAGCGTCCGGGTCGCCCGCACGGAGCTCCAGGCGGCCGACGTCGAGTTCGAGGTCAGGGGCGTCGTCGGCGAGCCCGGCCAGGCCATCTCGGATCTTGCCGGCGAGATCGGTGCCGACCGCGTCATCGTCGGGGGCCGACGCCGCTCGCCGACCGGGAAGGCGGTCTTCGGCAGCACCGCCCAGGAGATTCTCCTCTCGGCGCCGTGTCCGGTGACGTTCGTCCGCGAGTGA
- a CDS encoding SDR family NAD(P)-dependent oxidoreductase produces MTPDLRGRTALVTGSASGIGRGFALACAEHGADVAVHYRSSGAEATATAGEAHEHGVEALAVQGDVTDPDGVDEIFAAVEAELGSVDVLVNNVGAFAPEHWAELDFGTWQTVLETNVNGTYLCSKRALPGMREAGWGRIVNVGYAGSERALVNPKNAPYFIAKTGVLMFTRMLAADTQDDGVTVNAVSPYVVETSDEFPEDAPRGRWASVEDLVNVLLFFLREESGYVSGENVEVDGGYLPESV; encoded by the coding sequence ATGACTCCCGACCTGCGCGGACGGACCGCGCTCGTCACCGGCAGCGCGTCGGGCATCGGCCGGGGCTTCGCGCTTGCCTGTGCCGAACACGGCGCGGACGTGGCGGTCCACTACCGATCCAGCGGGGCCGAGGCGACCGCGACCGCCGGCGAGGCGCACGAGCACGGCGTCGAGGCGCTCGCGGTGCAGGGCGACGTGACCGACCCGGACGGGGTGGACGAGATCTTCGCGGCGGTCGAGGCCGAACTGGGGAGCGTGGACGTGCTCGTGAACAACGTCGGCGCGTTCGCGCCCGAGCACTGGGCGGAGCTCGACTTCGGGACGTGGCAGACCGTCCTCGAGACGAACGTCAACGGGACGTACCTCTGCTCGAAGCGCGCGCTCCCGGGGATGCGCGAGGCCGGGTGGGGTCGGATCGTCAACGTCGGCTACGCCGGCAGCGAGAGGGCGCTCGTCAACCCGAAGAACGCGCCGTACTTCATCGCCAAGACGGGCGTGTTGATGTTCACGCGGATGCTCGCGGCCGACACCCAGGACGACGGCGTCACGGTCAACGCGGTCTCGCCGTACGTCGTCGAGACCTCCGACGAGTTCCCCGAGGACGCGCCGCGGGGCCGCTGGGCGTCGGTCGAGGACCTCGTGAACGTCCTGCTGTTCTTCCTCCGCGAGGAGTCGGGCTACGTCTCGGGCGAGAACGTCGAGGTCGACGGCGGCTACCTGCCGGAATCGGTTTGA
- a CDS encoding DUF7535 family protein gives MSQSTEPEDPSLVWRAYDTVTPGYRGRPDVEMNAVGWGLFLGLVILLVPLLPFLVVVWLVGKLLDAVVPTERE, from the coding sequence ATGAGCCAGTCCACCGAACCCGAGGACCCGAGCCTGGTGTGGAGGGCGTACGACACGGTGACGCCCGGCTACCGTGGCCGCCCGGACGTGGAGATGAACGCCGTCGGGTGGGGACTGTTCCTCGGCCTCGTGATCCTGCTCGTCCCGCTGTTGCCGTTCCTGGTCGTCGTCTGGCTCGTCGGAAAACTCCTCGACGCGGTCGTCCCGACGGAGAGGGAGTAG
- a CDS encoding ornithine cyclodeaminase family protein, protein METLLLNSDEVHENAEMAELVPAVEEAFAAYERGDAQMPPKSYIDLPEYNGDFRSMPAYLDAGDWDAAGVKWVNVHTDNEDEYDLPTVMGTMIYSDPRNAFPLAILDGTELTMKRTGAAAAVATDHLAVADASSLGIVGAGVQAYTQLEAIASVRNIEEVVVSDLDEERVARFIDAFEDRFAVRAGSIAEAAACDVLSTVTPVEDPIVPRDAVGEHTHVNAMGADAEGKHELADDLLLDAKIVIDDHAQTTHSGEINVPYAAGVLTDADIYGEIGEILVGDRAGRTDADGITVFDSTGLAIQDVAAAHVVYEHANERDNGYPFDLLGLAD, encoded by the coding sequence ATGGAGACGCTGCTGCTCAACAGCGACGAGGTCCACGAGAACGCCGAGATGGCGGAGCTCGTGCCCGCCGTCGAGGAGGCGTTCGCCGCCTACGAACGCGGCGACGCCCAGATGCCCCCCAAGTCCTACATCGACCTCCCCGAGTACAACGGGGACTTCCGGTCGATGCCCGCCTACCTCGACGCGGGCGACTGGGACGCGGCGGGCGTGAAGTGGGTCAACGTCCACACCGACAACGAGGACGAGTACGACCTGCCGACGGTGATGGGGACGATGATCTACTCGGACCCCCGGAACGCGTTCCCGCTCGCCATCCTCGACGGCACGGAACTGACGATGAAGCGCACGGGCGCGGCCGCCGCGGTCGCCACGGACCACCTCGCGGTCGCGGACGCCTCCTCGCTCGGCATCGTCGGCGCGGGCGTCCAGGCGTACACGCAACTGGAGGCGATCGCCTCGGTGCGGAACATCGAGGAGGTCGTCGTCTCCGACCTCGACGAGGAGCGGGTCGCCCGCTTCATCGACGCCTTCGAGGACCGATTCGCGGTTCGGGCCGGCTCCATCGCCGAGGCGGCCGCCTGCGACGTGCTCTCGACCGTGACCCCGGTCGAAGACCCCATCGTCCCGCGCGACGCCGTGGGCGAGCACACCCACGTCAACGCGATGGGCGCGGACGCCGAGGGGAAACACGAACTGGCGGACGACCTCCTCCTGGACGCCAAGATCGTCATCGACGACCACGCGCAGACGACCCACTCCGGCGAGATCAACGTCCCGTACGCGGCCGGGGTGCTGACGGACGCGGACATCTACGGCGAGATCGGCGAGATCCTCGTCGGCGACCGGGCGGGCCGCACCGACGCCGACGGCATCACCGTCTTCGACTCCACGGGCCTGGCGATCCAGGACGTCGCTGCGGCCCACGTCGTCTACGAGCACGCGAACGAGCGGGACAACGGCTACCCGTTCGACCTGCTCGGCCTGGCGGACTGA